The nucleotide window AAACTACACAAAGCAATGACTGATTAAAGCAACCTGCGCAGCGACAATCTGGTTAAtgaaacaaaaaccaaaggaAACCGTTAGGTTGTTTCACCGAAAACTTCCAGAGTAACTATACAAGTTTCTCTACTCCATCGGAACTTGATTGAACAACTTTTACATGATCCAGTATTAATTTACAATATCAAACTGTATGAAATGGGCTTGTCCCCTTATTCTTGGTTCTAGACCAATTGACATTCTTAATTTTATGATGATTATTACTAATTTAATTCATGTATAGGTAGGAGCTGCCGCACTAGGAGGCGAAGACAGAGGCGTTGCTGCTGGCACTGCGGCAATGCTTGGGGCGGAAGCAAATGCACCGCCACTGCCACAAGGATATTCGAAGCAATCAACAGGATGCTCGAGTATGGCATTACATTCTTTCTGGGTCCTCTGGTAAGGTTTCTCGGGGAAACAGTTACGGCGTTCATCAAAGGCAATGCCTTTCGATGTCAAATTCTGGCAGGTCCCCTCTTCCTCACAGAAATAGTTGTAAGAGAATGTGAAATTCGCCAAGTTTGGGAGACCACAAACTCCAGCGGGTACAATCCCGGTCAGCATATTGTGGGCCAAATTTAGTTGCTCCAAATGAGATAGCCCCGTCATGCTGTAAGGTATAGGACCAACAAGCTTGTTGTAGCTCACATCCAACACCCTCAGTTTGTACAGAAACCCAACTTCTTGGGGCAAACACCCTGACAAACTCGTGTTAATTAACAGCAGTTCCTCTAGAGTACCTGCGAAATTGACTATGCTTGGGGGAAGGCACCCGCCAAAGTTGTTATTAGCAAACACCACTACACTGGCTGAGCTTCCACCCAATGACGCTGGAATTACACTGGTTAAGCGGTTGTTATTAACAAATATGGCATCGAGTTTTTTCCTGAAAAGTTCTGGAGGTAATGGCCCTTCAAACTCGTTGTACCGAAGATCAAGATAGCCTAAGGTAGGAAGAGAGAGGACAACTGTGGGGAAAGGGCCTACAAATCTGTTGTTACTAAGATCAAGCTCGAAAAGGAGTGTAAGGTTGGCCATACTTTGAGGGAGGATGCCACAAAAGCGGTTGCTATTTAGATGGATAAGTGCAAGATCCGACAACAGGCCAAATTCCTCAGGGAGAAATCCGGCGATGTCCCTATGGTTAAGGTCGATGCCAGAAACAACTTGGATTTTGGGGTCATCAAGAGCTGGTGAACAATACACACCCATGTAGTTACAAACCGAAGGACCAACCCAATTGGTTGTGATGTTGTATGGATCAGAGTAAATTACGTGCTTCCATGCTTGGAGAGCAAGAAAAGCTTGGTAGAGTCTTGGGTTTGAATCATCGGATGTTGCTGCAGGATGTGGATGGTTGTGGTGCCCGCGGTGGCTATGATG belongs to Malus sylvestris chromosome 17, drMalSylv7.2, whole genome shotgun sequence and includes:
- the LOC126609637 gene encoding leucine-rich repeat extensin-like protein 4, translated to MSSFSLSSFACHVFSLLLTFLLVLSCLFSNFSLAAAAKRSSSHVYVSHHHHSHRGHHNHPHPAATSDDSNPRLYQAFLALQAWKHVIYSDPYNITTNWVGPSVCNYMGVYCSPALDDPKIQVVSGIDLNHRDIAGFLPEEFGLLSDLALIHLNSNRFCGILPQSMANLTLLFELDLSNNRFVGPFPTVVLSLPTLGYLDLRYNEFEGPLPPELFRKKLDAIFVNNNRLTSVIPASLGGSSASVVVFANNNFGGCLPPSIVNFAGTLEELLLINTSLSGCLPQEVGFLYKLRVLDVSYNKLVGPIPYSMTGLSHLEQLNLAHNMLTGIVPAGVCGLPNLANFTFSYNYFCEEEGTCQNLTSKGIAFDERRNCFPEKPYQRTQKECNAILEHPVDCFEYPCGSGGAFASAPSIAAVPAATPLSSPPSAAAPTYT